Proteins encoded by one window of Microcebus murinus isolate Inina chromosome 2, M.murinus_Inina_mat1.0, whole genome shotgun sequence:
- the LRRC52 gene encoding leucine-rich repeat-containing protein 52 has protein sequence MSFASGPGPGWLLFSFGMGLVSGSKCPDNCLCQAQEVTCTGQQLTEYPSDIPLDTRRLFLNDNRITSLPAMHLGLLSDLVYLDCKNNRIREVMDYTFIGVFRLIYLDLSSNNLTSVAPFSFSVLSNLVQLNIANNPHLLSLHKFTFANATSLRYLDLRNTGLQTLDHAAFHHLTVLETLYLSGNPWMCNCSFLDFAIFLIVSHMELSDDLNATCVEPTELKGWPITRVGNPLRYMCITHLDRQDYIFLLLIGFCIFAAGTVAAWLTGVCAVVYQNARRKSSEDDEDEAGHRVDVSKRMFFQSKANTSQEFPQLI, from the exons ATGTCCTTTGCTTcaggccctggccctgggtgGTTACTGTTTTCCTTTGGAATGGGGCTGGTATCAGGGTCAAAGTGTCCAGATAATTGTCTGTGTCAAGCCCAAGAAGTAACCTGCACAGGGCAGCAGTTAACCGAATACCCATCTGACATCCCTCTGGATACCCGGAGGCTGTTCCTGAATGACAACAGAATCACTAGTTTGCCAGCAATGCACCTAGGACTCCTCAGTGACCTTGTTTACTTGGACTGTAAGAACAACCGGATTCGAGAGGTGATGGACTATACCTTCATCGGGGTCTTCAGGCTCATCTACCTTGACCTCAGCTCCAACAACCTAACCTCGGTCGCCCCGTTCAGTTTCTCGGTGCTCAGTAACCTGGTGCAGCTGAACATTGCCAACAACCCTCACCTGCTCTCCCTCCACAAGTTCACCTTTGCCAACGCCACCTCCCTGAGATACCTGGACCTCAGAAACACCGGCTTGCAGACCTTGGACCACGCTGCCTTCCACCACCTCACGGTCCTCGAGACCCTGTATCTGAGTGGAAACCCCTGGATGTGCAACTGCTCTTTCCTGGACTTCGCCATCTTCTTAATAGTGTCCCACATGGAACTCTCAG ACGACCTGAATGCCACGTGCGTGGAGCCCACAGAGCTGAAAGGGTGGCCCATCACACGGGTGGGGAACCCGCTCCGGTACATGTGCATCACGCACCTGGACCGCCAAGACTACATCTTCCTGCTGCTCATCGGCTTCTGCATCTTCGCCGCGGGAACCGTGGCCGCCTGGCTCACGGGCGTGTGCGCTGTGGTCTACCAGAACGCCCGCCGCAAGTCCAGCGAAGACGACGAGGACGAGGCCGGCCACAGGGTGGACGTCAGCAAGCGGATGTTTTTTCAGAGCAAGGCTAACACGAGCCAGGAGTTCCCTCAGCTTATTTAG